The Verrucomicrobiota bacterium DNA window GAATGGGAAGAGGATGCCTATTTGCTCGGGGTAACCCACATTCTGGCCAAGCCCGTGCGTGGCCGGTTGCTGCAAACCTTGCTCGAACGCTTGTCGCCGGTGGCCGCCACAGTGCCAGTGGTTCCCTCAAACCGCCCGCCACCCGCCGCCAAAGCCGACTCGGATTTGAATCTCAAAGCTGCGCTCGAAGCGTTGCGGGATGCCTCGACGGTCCTGAGTCACAGCCTGGAACCCGCCGCCTTGCTCAAGCAATTTCTCCTGATGTTGCGCGAGGTGATTGATGTCAACCGTGCCGCCATTTTTTTACGTGCCTCCTTTCAGGGGCTGGATTTGAACGCGGAGCTGCCCAAGAACGGGAGCCTGCGTCCCGCCTGCGCCATCGGCATCCCCAACGAATTACTGGAACATTTTGAGTTGTCGCTGGATTCGGGTATCGGCGGCTACGCGCATCGGTACGGTCGGATTCTGCGGCACGGGGCGGAAGAGGTCGCCCGGGATCGGGCCATCCAGAAAGAATTTGAACTGCTTGGCACTCAGGTGGCCATCCCGATCCTGGACCGGGAATGCCTGGTGGGCGTGGCCGTGTTTGATAACCAGCTTACCGGCGAGGCGTTCACCAACGAGGCCTTGGCGCTTATTTTCCATCTCCTGGAGCAGTTGGGCATGGCGATCAAGAATAGCTGGCTGCACGATCATTTGCGCGCCAGCCTGGGCATGATGACCGGAGTGCTTGGCCAGCTCAGTTGCGGCTGCGTCATTGTGGACCGGCATCTCAAAATTCATTTTGCCAACCCGGCGGCGCACGCGCTACTGCGGCATCCGAATGAGGAGGCGTCGGTCACCATGGCGTTTTCCGAACTCCCCAGCCCCATCGCCAGCAAAGTCTTCGAGACCCTCAAAACCGGGCGCGATCACCCGCCCTTTATGTTCCGCCCGGCGGGCCAGACGGAGGACGTGTATCAAATCACCATTTGCGCCTTCCAGCAGGCCGTCGGCGGCGCGGTCCTGCTGCTCTTGGAAAATTACACCCATGTGGAGCGCGCCAAACAACTGGAAATCGAGTCCGCCAATCTCCGGATGTTGCAAAAAATGGCCCAGCAATTTGCGCACGAAATCGGCAATTCCCTGGTGCCCATTTCCACCTTTCAGCAAATGTTTCAAGCCCAGACCAAACCGGTTGAATTCCCGGCGGAATTGGTGGAGGCCATTGCCCACAGCGTCAACCGAATCGCCCGGCTTTCGCGCCAGATGTTTTTCCTCTCCCGCGATCAACCGGTCGAGTCGCACGCCATCGAAGTCAAGTCACTCGTTCAGGATGCCTTCAAGGAAGCGCAGGTTTTTTATCCGCATAAAACCCCGGCGCTGGCGCTGGAACCGCTGCCGCAATCCTGTGTCATTTGTGGCGAGGAAAACGGCCTCAAACATGCGCTCGCCGAGCTGTTCTTAAACGCCTTTCAGGCCAACCCGGCGGCGGCCGAAACCCGCGTGCGCATTCTGCGGGACGCGGCAACCTCCGGCACTCATTGGCTGCACATTGAGGTGCTGGATGCCGGGCCGGGCTTCACCGCCGAAACCATTCGCAAAGCCCAAAAGCCATTCTTCACCACCCGCACGGTGGGTGTGGGACTGGGCTTGACCGTCGCCAACAAAATCCTGGACGCCAACAAAGGCCAGTTGACCATTGCTCCCAACGGACCAGGTCAGCCCGGAATGGTCCGCTTTTCCCTGCCGTTGCAGGATAATTTGACCCTGGAAATTTGTACGTAAAAAAAGACTGGAAAAAATAAACCAAGCCTTTAGCCTCATTCCCAGACATGAACAACTGGACATACACTGCCTGCAAGCTGGCGCTCGGTGCCGGCCTGTTACAACCTGGACTCAGCTTCGCCTTGGGGATTCGTATCGCGGATCAGGATGCCCGCGCCACCGCCCGCGGCAACGCATTTGCGGCCACTGCGGATAATCCCTCGGCCATTTATTACAATCCCGCCGGCATCAGTCAATTGACCAACCAGCAAGTGCGGGTCGGTGTTTACGGCATTGTGCTCGGTTCCGAATACACCAGCCCCACCGGGCGTAAATCAGAAACGGTGGGCCACGTGCAGGCGCTGCCGCAACTTTACTATGTGTATCATCAGGAAAATTCCCCGCTCGCGTTCGGCCTGGGCGTTTACAGCCCCTATGGCCTGAGCTTGGAATGGCCGCAAAACACCGGTTTTCGCACCTTGGCCACGGAAGGGCGCATCGGCTATTTCACAGCGCATCCCGTCGTCAGTTGGCAGGTGCTGCCCACGCTCTCGCTGGCGGCGGGGCCGACCTTTAATTATGCGGATACCGACTTGCGGCGCGGCATTCTGGGGGGCAACGACCAATTCCGATTCACCGGCCATGATTGGGATCCGGGCTTTACGTTGGGGGCGATGTGGCGGCCGCACGAAAAACATTCGTTCGGGCTGACCTATCGCAGCCGTACCACGCAAAATTTTCAGGGTAACGCGATTACCCACCTGCCGCCGATTCGGTCTGCCACCGAAACGGCCAATGCGGAATTCAATTTCCCCCAGAATGTGGTCTTGGGCTACTCCTTCCGCCCCACGCCGGATTGGAATGTGGAATTCGACGTGGACTGGACGGATTGGAACAGCCTGAACACGGTGACTCTGCACAAACCTTCCGGAGACATGAAGTTGCCGTTCAATTGGCGATCGAGCTTCTTCTATGAATTTGGCGTGACGCGCCAATTGGGATCCGGATTGGCCCTCAGTGCCGGATATATTTACAGCGAAAATTCCGTGCCAGATCGCGATTTCAGTCCCTTGGTGCCCGATTCCGACCGTCATATTTTCTCTTTGGGTTTGGGCCAAAAAAACACCTCGTGGAATTGGGATATCGCCTATCAATACGCCTTTAGCCCCACTCGCCGGGTGGACCAGAGCGTCTCCACCTCGTTGGTGGGAGAATCGGCTAACGGCCTCTACCACTATGCCAGCCATGCCATCACCATCTCTATTGGATACACCTTCTAAGGTTATCACCCCGCCGCCCTCCAGCGCGCGCCGCACTTTGCTGGTGGTGGACGATGAGGAAGGTCCCCGGCTCTCGCTGTGGACCATCTTCAAGGACGACTATCAGGTATTCCAAGCCGAGGGCGGTGCCCAAGCCATCGCCTTGGCCCGCAAGCAACACATGGACGCCGCCGTGCTGGATATTCGCATGCCAGTCATGACCGGCACCGAATTGCTGGTGCAGCTCAAGACCATTGACCGCCACATCGAAGTGGTCATGCTGACCGGTTACGAAACCCCGGAGACCATCAAGGAAGCCTTGCGCGCTGGCGCTTGCGATTATTTGAATAAACCGTTCAATATTTCCATTATCCGCGATTCGGTGGCGCGCGCCATGCACCGCCGCGCGATCTCCGATGAGATGCATTCCGCGCAAATACAACTGGAAAACCTGAAGACGGAAATCAGCAACCAGCAGACGCAACTCAAGAAACTGGGCAACCAGATCACCATCTATGCCAGCGTACTCCATGACATTTCCAACCCGCTGTCGGCCATCGGCATGACCGTGGAATTAATCCTGGAGGATTTAAACCGCTCGCCGGTTTTAACCGGGGAATGCCTGGAGCAATTCAAGTCCAAGGTTTCCAACATTACTTTCATTGCCTCCAATTGCATCGAAATCTGCAAACGCTATCTCAGCTACCTCCGGCAAAAGCCCGGTGACAAAACCGTGGT harbors:
- a CDS encoding ATP-binding protein — encoded protein: MRSLLVITKENGMCGAVQAALDAAQFRVLGCHGLPEAEPLLRQGLLDACILDMDLTDVQPIRVIEQLRRLAPDCPILVYATARKWEWEEDAYLLGVTHILAKPVRGRLLQTLLERLSPVAATVPVVPSNRPPPAAKADSDLNLKAALEALRDASTVLSHSLEPAALLKQFLLMLREVIDVNRAAIFLRASFQGLDLNAELPKNGSLRPACAIGIPNELLEHFELSLDSGIGGYAHRYGRILRHGAEEVARDRAIQKEFELLGTQVAIPILDRECLVGVAVFDNQLTGEAFTNEALALIFHLLEQLGMAIKNSWLHDHLRASLGMMTGVLGQLSCGCVIVDRHLKIHFANPAAHALLRHPNEEASVTMAFSELPSPIASKVFETLKTGRDHPPFMFRPAGQTEDVYQITICAFQQAVGGAVLLLLENYTHVERAKQLEIESANLRMLQKMAQQFAHEIGNSLVPISTFQQMFQAQTKPVEFPAELVEAIAHSVNRIARLSRQMFFLSRDQPVESHAIEVKSLVQDAFKEAQVFYPHKTPALALEPLPQSCVICGEENGLKHALAELFLNAFQANPAAAETRVRILRDAATSGTHWLHIEVLDAGPGFTAETIRKAQKPFFTTRTVGVGLGLTVANKILDANKGQLTIAPNGPGQPGMVRFSLPLQDNLTLEICT
- a CDS encoding outer membrane protein transport protein, translating into MNNWTYTACKLALGAGLLQPGLSFALGIRIADQDARATARGNAFAATADNPSAIYYNPAGISQLTNQQVRVGVYGIVLGSEYTSPTGRKSETVGHVQALPQLYYVYHQENSPLAFGLGVYSPYGLSLEWPQNTGFRTLATEGRIGYFTAHPVVSWQVLPTLSLAAGPTFNYADTDLRRGILGGNDQFRFTGHDWDPGFTLGAMWRPHEKHSFGLTYRSRTTQNFQGNAITHLPPIRSATETANAEFNFPQNVVLGYSFRPTPDWNVEFDVDWTDWNSLNTVTLHKPSGDMKLPFNWRSSFFYEFGVTRQLGSGLALSAGYIYSENSVPDRDFSPLVPDSDRHIFSLGLGQKNTSWNWDIAYQYAFSPTRRVDQSVSTSLVGESANGLYHYASHAITISIGYTF
- a CDS encoding response regulator, giving the protein MDTPSKVITPPPSSARRTLLVVDDEEGPRLSLWTIFKDDYQVFQAEGGAQAIALARKQHMDAAVLDIRMPVMTGTELLVQLKTIDRHIEVVMLTGYETPETIKEALRAGACDYLNKPFNISIIRDSVARAMHRRAISDEMHSAQIQLENLKTEISNQQTQLKKLGNQITIYASVLHDISNPLSAIGMTVELILEDLNRSPVLTGECLEQFKSKVSNITFIASNCIEICKRYLSYLRQKPGDKTVVSLQRMLEDLKLVLKYNPHVQEHSVSISPLAITLPVQIHSLDLLQILINLVNNALQSSPQSIQVEVFAQTLPGPLDLSAMPDGPQSRFINRETFRNDTALAAISVHDTGTGIPPQILPRLFETFFTTKAQGAGTGLGLSIVRKLVENAGGGIHVQTCLGRGTTFTVYFPVATTNVTA